A stretch of the Dioscorea cayenensis subsp. rotundata cultivar TDr96_F1 chromosome 4, TDr96_F1_v2_PseudoChromosome.rev07_lg8_w22 25.fasta, whole genome shotgun sequence genome encodes the following:
- the LOC120257932 gene encoding probable transmembrane ascorbate ferrireductase 2 isoform X2 has product MAAPMVHFPIVLVIRLLGVAAAATVLTWALHFRGGMSLISENKDLIFNVHPVLMVIGFILLNGEGILAYKTIGGTKNFKKAVHLAVQFLAFFLGLIGIWAALKFHNEKGIDNFYSLHSWLGLACLFLFGIQWGAGFATFWYPGGSRNSRAFLLPWHVFLGIYIYILAVATAVTGILEKATFLQSSSIISRYSTEAFLLNSLGLLLVFLAGFVVLAVVTPASIKGDIIDSY; this is encoded by the exons ATGGCGGCTCCGATGGTCCACTTCCCCATCGTCCTCGTTATCCGGCTACTCGGCGTCGCCGCCGCTGCCACGGTGCTCACCTGGGCTCTTCATTTCCGCGGGGGCATGTCCCTCATCTCCGAGAACAAGGATCTCATCTTCAAT GTTCATCCTGTACTAATGGTGATTGGATTCATCTTATTGAATGGCGAAG GCATATTGGCCTACAAGACTATTGGAGGAACAAAGAATTTCAAGAAGGCAGTGCACCTTGCTGTTCAATTCCTTGCCTTCTTTTTGGGTCTTATTGGCATATGGGCAGCTTTGAAGTTCCACAACGAAAAGGGCATTGACAATTTCTACAGCCTGCATTCATGGTTGGGCCTAGCATGtctcttcttgttcggcattcAG TGGGGCGCTGGATTTGCAACCTTCTGGTACCCTGGTGGCTCGAGAAATAGCCGAGCTTTCCTACTTCCATGGCATGTTTTTCTTGGGATATACATCTACATCCTTGCTGTTGCCACTGCAGTTACCGGCATATTGGAAAAGGCCACTTTCCTCCAAAGCAGCAGTATAATTTCCCGCTACTCAACCGAAGCTTTTCTATTGAACTCCCTGGGCTTGTTACTTGTATTTTTGGCTGGTTTCGTTGTACTCGCTGTGGTCACTCCTGCTTCTATCAAAG GGGACATTATTGATTCATATTGA
- the LOC120257932 gene encoding probable transmembrane ascorbate ferrireductase 2 isoform X1, whose translation MAAPMVHFPIVLVIRLLGVAAAATVLTWALHFRGGMSLISENKDLIFNVHPVLMVIGFILLNGEGILAYKTIGGTKNFKKAVHLAVQFLAFFLGLIGIWAALKFHNEKGIDNFYSLHSWLGLACLFLFGIQWGAGFATFWYPGGSRNSRAFLLPWHVFLGIYIYILAVATAVTGILEKATFLQSSSIISRYSTEAFLLNSLGLLLVFLAGFVVLAVVTPASIKGDAHKTGAE comes from the exons ATGGCGGCTCCGATGGTCCACTTCCCCATCGTCCTCGTTATCCGGCTACTCGGCGTCGCCGCCGCTGCCACGGTGCTCACCTGGGCTCTTCATTTCCGCGGGGGCATGTCCCTCATCTCCGAGAACAAGGATCTCATCTTCAAT GTTCATCCTGTACTAATGGTGATTGGATTCATCTTATTGAATGGCGAAG GCATATTGGCCTACAAGACTATTGGAGGAACAAAGAATTTCAAGAAGGCAGTGCACCTTGCTGTTCAATTCCTTGCCTTCTTTTTGGGTCTTATTGGCATATGGGCAGCTTTGAAGTTCCACAACGAAAAGGGCATTGACAATTTCTACAGCCTGCATTCATGGTTGGGCCTAGCATGtctcttcttgttcggcattcAG TGGGGCGCTGGATTTGCAACCTTCTGGTACCCTGGTGGCTCGAGAAATAGCCGAGCTTTCCTACTTCCATGGCATGTTTTTCTTGGGATATACATCTACATCCTTGCTGTTGCCACTGCAGTTACCGGCATATTGGAAAAGGCCACTTTCCTCCAAAGCAGCAGTATAATTTCCCGCTACTCAACCGAAGCTTTTCTATTGAACTCCCTGGGCTTGTTACTTGTATTTTTGGCTGGTTTCGTTGTACTCGCTGTGGTCACTCCTGCTTCTATCAAAGGTGATGCTCATAAAACTGGCGCAGAGTAG